Proteins encoded within one genomic window of Streptomyces sp. NBC_01314:
- a CDS encoding AAA family ATPase, which produces MVLTLPDSSQRMRLTVAIDELTWSVCALTIQDTKLAVDATSFLARWWTAIALRPPACGQADKPAEPLEGPPPALPLIMPERIALAPGIFPVRSGFDQLCRQYGVSLLPVSPLLVGSGEGKVHRLVTRFTEYLAARPDAEAAGRWTAHMVQAWAQAWAGLMWQHHEVEALKPVTLPDVAPTPSGAFTACVTRQGWVHLPLPPAAYPHLLPDATKPLSPAGLTVQGRRYDGQALAGLQLTRAGSSPARISVHADTYDPGRVWVRDQNGSWREVPALDAQDDTSSVGTEAGVDGSVPVRITSVDDGSVRHPSPLARLPYDRQVPPRPRDSRTPEAAGAALARRSAKIAPEQARIAYHARLTVPGDPLTREVCSAGQRLLVLNHYASTDRRTLVVTGPSGCGKSTAVLELTHRLKQMPHLPWPDRGGPATLYISVPPEATARTVLVRLARRLDVSVPTRTAALSDAVEQALIAAGTALVVIDDAHSLRPSSPSLSDAWEVLRFIGDQVPCLFAYAAIAPDPQALWTTGNHTQLHRRAVHVAGGPITDMAAWHQLVQQTEGVLRLKQQAPGSLTAAGFYLHQRTQGLVGGLAHLVRSAAVQAILDGSESITRESFDHLT; this is translated from the coding sequence GTGGTCCTGACGCTTCCCGACAGCAGCCAGCGCATGCGGCTGACGGTGGCGATCGACGAACTGACCTGGTCGGTATGCGCGTTGACGATCCAGGACACCAAACTCGCCGTGGACGCCACATCCTTTCTGGCACGGTGGTGGACCGCCATCGCGCTGCGGCCACCGGCCTGCGGGCAGGCCGATAAACCCGCGGAACCGCTCGAAGGTCCACCGCCCGCGCTGCCGCTGATCATGCCGGAACGAATCGCCCTCGCGCCCGGCATCTTCCCAGTCCGCAGCGGGTTCGATCAGTTGTGCCGACAATACGGAGTAAGCCTGCTGCCCGTCTCACCCCTACTCGTGGGGTCGGGGGAAGGCAAGGTCCACCGGCTGGTCACCCGGTTCACCGAGTACCTCGCAGCGCGTCCCGACGCGGAGGCGGCCGGGCGGTGGACCGCACACATGGTGCAGGCGTGGGCGCAGGCGTGGGCGGGGCTGATGTGGCAACACCATGAGGTGGAAGCACTGAAGCCGGTGACGTTGCCAGACGTCGCGCCCACGCCGAGCGGGGCGTTCACGGCGTGCGTCACCCGCCAGGGCTGGGTCCATCTGCCTTTGCCTCCCGCGGCCTACCCGCATCTGCTGCCTGATGCCACAAAGCCCCTGTCGCCGGCCGGGCTGACGGTGCAAGGGCGGCGATACGACGGGCAAGCCCTGGCCGGCCTGCAGCTCACCCGCGCCGGCTCCTCTCCCGCACGGATCAGTGTGCATGCCGACACCTACGACCCCGGTCGTGTCTGGGTCCGCGACCAGAACGGGTCCTGGCGCGAAGTCCCCGCCCTCGATGCGCAAGACGACACCTCGTCCGTTGGGACAGAGGCAGGTGTCGATGGGTCAGTTCCCGTACGGATTACCTCAGTTGACGACGGCAGTGTCCGGCATCCCTCACCGCTTGCCAGGCTGCCGTACGACCGCCAGGTGCCGCCCCGCCCACGTGACTCACGCACACCCGAAGCCGCGGGCGCCGCCCTGGCAAGGCGCTCTGCCAAGATCGCTCCGGAGCAGGCCCGTATCGCCTACCACGCGCGCCTTACCGTCCCGGGGGACCCCTTGACGCGCGAGGTCTGCTCGGCGGGGCAACGGCTTCTGGTGTTGAACCACTACGCGTCGACGGACCGTCGCACCCTGGTGGTGACAGGCCCCTCTGGCTGCGGCAAGTCGACCGCCGTGCTGGAACTCACGCACCGCCTCAAGCAGATGCCCCATCTCCCGTGGCCCGACCGGGGCGGACCAGCCACCCTGTACATCTCCGTTCCGCCCGAGGCAACGGCCCGCACCGTGCTGGTCCGGCTGGCCCGCCGTCTGGATGTCTCTGTGCCCACCCGTACGGCAGCGCTCTCGGACGCGGTCGAACAGGCGCTCATCGCGGCCGGCACCGCATTGGTGGTGATCGACGACGCGCACAGCCTGCGGCCCTCATCCCCCTCACTGTCTGACGCCTGGGAGGTGCTGCGGTTCATCGGCGACCAAGTGCCGTGCCTGTTCGCCTACGCCGCCATCGCCCCGGACCCTCAAGCGCTGTGGACGACCGGTAACCACACCCAGCTGCACCGCCGGGCTGTCCACGTCGCGGGCGGCCCGATCACGGACATGGCCGCGTGGCACCAACTGGTGCAGCAGACAGAGGGAGTTCTGCGGCTGAAACAGCAGGCACCCGGCTCTCTGACCGCGGCCGGCTTCTACCTGCACCAGCGCACACAAGGACTGGTCGGCGGACTGGCGCATCTGGTCCGCTCGGCTGCCGTTCAGGCAATCCTCGACGGCAGCGAGAGCATCACGCGGGAGTCGTTCGACCACCTGACATGA
- a CDS encoding helix-turn-helix domain-containing protein, translating to MMQVHRGALVAQAIARRLAEAMTEQQLSANALARKSGVNRQVVANVLNGTVWPDMLTVVDLEGALGVKLWPDHLEWKIPAPGESPEDGVTGPQETTSE from the coding sequence ATGATGCAGGTCCACCGCGGCGCGCTCGTCGCACAGGCCATCGCCCGCAGGCTCGCCGAAGCGATGACGGAGCAGCAGCTGAGCGCGAATGCGCTGGCGCGCAAGAGCGGGGTCAACCGTCAGGTGGTCGCCAACGTCCTGAACGGCACCGTGTGGCCCGACATGCTCACCGTGGTCGACCTTGAGGGTGCCTTGGGCGTCAAGCTGTGGCCGGACCACCTGGAGTGGAAGATTCCCGCGCCCGGCGAGTCTCCCGAGGACGGTGTCACCGGCCCGCAGGAGACCACCTCCGAGTAG
- a CDS encoding SDR family oxidoreductase: MSKVILVTGAGRGLGTDIAREALAAGHQVVATGRRPDQVEKTLGGPQDNLLVTKLDVTSLEDAEAAAQAAVDRFGRIDVLINNAGNFFAGYFEEITPAQMRQQIETNLFGPMNVTRAVLPIMRKQRAGHVITLSSSAGITGQEFCVAYAASKFGVEGWMESLHYDVEPYNIHTTVVEPGFFRTELLVDASTTWPEPTIDDYAERTTATITAWKSMNGQQSGDPAKLARALLSITAQDKPLQRFVAGADAIQGVTAKARELLAQAEASRELGGDLAHDDTNT, translated from the coding sequence ATGAGCAAGGTCATTCTCGTCACCGGTGCCGGACGCGGTCTGGGCACCGACATCGCCCGCGAGGCCCTCGCCGCCGGGCACCAGGTCGTCGCCACCGGCCGCCGCCCCGACCAGGTCGAGAAGACCCTCGGCGGACCGCAGGACAACCTGCTGGTCACCAAGCTCGATGTCACCAGCCTCGAAGACGCCGAGGCCGCCGCGCAGGCCGCCGTCGACCGCTTCGGCCGCATCGACGTCCTCATCAACAACGCCGGGAACTTCTTCGCCGGCTACTTCGAGGAGATCACGCCCGCGCAGATGCGCCAGCAGATCGAGACCAACCTCTTCGGCCCCATGAACGTCACCCGCGCCGTCCTGCCGATCATGCGCAAGCAGCGCGCCGGGCACGTCATCACCCTGTCCTCCTCCGCCGGCATCACCGGCCAGGAGTTCTGCGTCGCCTACGCCGCCTCCAAATTCGGCGTCGAGGGCTGGATGGAATCCCTGCACTACGACGTCGAGCCCTACAACATCCACACCACGGTCGTCGAACCCGGCTTCTTCCGCACCGAACTCCTCGTCGACGCCTCCACCACCTGGCCCGAGCCGACCATCGACGACTACGCCGAACGCACCACCGCCACCATCACCGCCTGGAAGAGCATGAACGGCCAGCAGAGCGGCGACCCCGCCAAACTCGCCCGCGCCCTGCTCAGCATCACCGCCCAGGACAAGCCCCTGCAGCGCTTCGTCGCCGGAGCCGACGCCATCCAAGGCGTCACCGCCAAAGCCCGCGAACTCCTCGCCCAGGCCGAAGCCTCCCGCGAACTCGGCGGCGACCTCGCCCACGACGACACCAACACCTGA
- a CDS encoding nitroreductase/quinone reductase family protein, which produces MPLKGEYEPSAAQLVRDHVELYESSGGTQGTTPGVLVTREEDEKLGDVLVVLLTTLGAKSGKIRKSPVNRVEHDGSYAAVASAGGAPSTRSGTTTRWPTPGSASRRLARQDMRAREVTGHEKALWWARADEAFPEYAEHHKNMDRDIPVLVLEPAAQAH; this is translated from the coding sequence ATGCCACTCAAGGGCGAGTACGAGCCGAGCGCGGCGCAGCTTGTACGTGACCATGTGGAGCTGTACGAAAGCTCCGGCGGTACACAAGGAACGACGCCGGGTGTCCTGGTCACACGCGAAGAAGACGAGAAGCTGGGGGACGTGCTCGTTGTCCTGCTGACCACGCTGGGCGCGAAGAGCGGCAAGATCCGCAAGTCTCCGGTCAACCGGGTGGAGCACGACGGCTCCTACGCCGCGGTCGCCTCCGCGGGAGGGGCCCCAAGCACCCGGTCTGGTACCACAACGCGGTGGCCGACCCCCGGGTCGGCTTCAAGACGGTTGGCGCGCCAGGACATGCGGGCACGCGAGGTGACCGGGCACGAGAAGGCCCTGTGGTGGGCCCGAGCCGACGAGGCCTTCCCCGAATACGCCGAGCACCACAAGAACATGGACCGTGACATCCCGGTCCTCGTTCTGGAGCCTGCGGCCCAGGCGCACTGA
- a CDS encoding PEP/pyruvate-binding domain-containing protein: MRDGSGTDWLIGSGAGLVDPLQVGHKFARQAVLGLEGFPIPPFACVPAAVFDRVVRPELPAPSDSTSPDWATSSASAVAERARALQSVVRGLEVPQELRDALDRRFDELAGPGGLVAVRACVVPRPGDQELGEDSAQDPFAGLSDSFLYVGREGLADRILSCWASAFNPEAALYRARQGLDPFSARVAVGVQRMVMGVRSFVAFTRDPRAPHDSARRCVIAAAHGIGEGVVQEKADVDHFFVDPVAWRIEAHVVVKSRAVGWDAARPDQGPVAVPVDERQAAAPVLSDTELKEISTLALRVEEHFGEPQDIEGTITEDGGVHLVQARPIVTAPRASTTPPDRGGNAGGILWDNNNVTESYPGVSCALTFSVARTLYEVGFGDLYRRMGVPARLLEHNRPLLRRMVGHLDGWVYYQLDSWYRLHGQIRCFRPLWSTWEQSLGLAESGRHGSASRSRGPLARLADAVHLAEILGRLMAHPRRVRRFLHWWDSYHPQFSDVPAMRPHEVVEAYRTLWAQVSRRWGVTLVNGLFLFTVTWAANGLLRRWLPEAGRSLLNGMLVGGPDNRSAAALRSAIALAETAAASPDLRTALMSDQDPETLWRRLTEQGHDEPFVSAMRQHVQRYGDRGLHDLKLETLTPRDQPWTVLHTVRAYLRQGLTVEGSRTAGREIRRQAEQELRGSLRNPLKRAVLRGTFGIMRMLTRVREDTRFCRSQLIGDVRVLLMRLGEELAAAGRLDRPRDVLDLTADEVLGAFDGTLAGADLRGLAAVRAAERARWTAGDPLPPRMTTDRDLPLATALLSVTGQDAARQAAPEDGTAPSRLLTGLASSSGTVRGTAKIVLDPSVNADECQGRILVARETDPGWLFLMMTASALVVERGTLLSHTAITGRLLGIPTVVAVRDATDLIADGSLIEVDGSSGTVRILDGAS; this comes from the coding sequence ATGCGGGATGGCTCGGGCACCGACTGGCTGATCGGGAGCGGAGCCGGACTGGTGGATCCGCTGCAGGTCGGGCATAAATTCGCACGGCAGGCGGTGCTGGGGCTTGAGGGATTCCCTATACCTCCCTTCGCCTGTGTGCCCGCCGCCGTTTTCGACCGTGTGGTCCGTCCGGAACTGCCCGCGCCCTCGGACTCCACGTCCCCGGACTGGGCGACGTCTTCCGCCTCGGCGGTGGCAGAGAGGGCACGAGCCCTCCAGAGTGTCGTTCGCGGTCTGGAAGTGCCCCAGGAATTGAGGGACGCGCTGGACCGCCGCTTCGACGAGCTCGCCGGACCGGGCGGACTGGTGGCGGTGCGCGCCTGCGTGGTGCCTCGGCCGGGCGATCAGGAGCTGGGGGAGGACTCGGCGCAGGACCCGTTCGCCGGCCTCAGCGACAGCTTCCTCTACGTGGGCCGAGAAGGACTCGCCGACCGGATCCTCTCGTGCTGGGCCTCCGCCTTCAATCCGGAGGCGGCGCTGTACCGGGCCCGGCAGGGGCTGGACCCCTTCAGCGCGCGGGTGGCGGTCGGAGTGCAGCGCATGGTCATGGGAGTACGGTCCTTCGTCGCCTTCACCCGTGACCCCCGTGCCCCCCATGACAGTGCGAGGCGCTGCGTGATCGCGGCGGCCCACGGCATTGGCGAGGGTGTCGTCCAGGAGAAGGCGGACGTCGACCACTTCTTCGTCGATCCTGTGGCGTGGCGTATCGAGGCTCATGTCGTGGTCAAGAGCAGAGCGGTCGGCTGGGACGCGGCGCGACCGGATCAGGGCCCGGTGGCGGTGCCGGTCGACGAACGGCAGGCGGCGGCTCCCGTGCTTTCGGACACCGAACTGAAGGAGATCAGCACCCTCGCGCTACGCGTCGAGGAGCACTTCGGGGAGCCCCAGGACATCGAGGGGACCATCACCGAGGACGGCGGCGTCCACCTGGTGCAGGCCCGGCCGATCGTGACCGCGCCGCGCGCATCCACAACCCCACCGGACCGTGGCGGGAACGCCGGGGGGATCCTCTGGGACAACAACAACGTCACGGAGAGCTATCCAGGCGTCAGTTGCGCCCTGACCTTCTCGGTGGCCCGCACGCTGTACGAGGTGGGATTCGGCGACCTGTACCGGCGGATGGGCGTGCCCGCCCGACTTCTGGAACACAACCGGCCACTGCTGCGACGGATGGTCGGACACCTCGACGGCTGGGTCTACTACCAACTGGACTCGTGGTACAGGCTGCACGGGCAGATTCGCTGCTTCCGGCCGCTGTGGTCCACCTGGGAGCAGTCCCTGGGACTCGCGGAGAGCGGCCGCCACGGTTCGGCTTCACGGAGCCGTGGCCCGCTGGCGCGGCTCGCCGACGCCGTCCACCTCGCGGAGATCCTCGGCAGGCTGATGGCGCATCCCCGCCGGGTCCGCCGGTTCCTGCACTGGTGGGACAGCTACCACCCGCAGTTCTCGGATGTGCCGGCGATGCGCCCGCACGAGGTGGTGGAGGCCTACCGGACCCTGTGGGCGCAGGTGTCCCGCCGCTGGGGTGTCACGCTGGTGAACGGGCTTTTTCTGTTCACCGTGACCTGGGCCGCCAACGGCCTGCTGCGCCGGTGGCTCCCGGAGGCGGGCCGGAGTCTGCTCAACGGCATGCTGGTCGGCGGACCCGACAACCGGTCCGCCGCGGCGTTGCGATCGGCGATCGCCCTGGCCGAGACCGCGGCCGCGTCCCCGGACCTGCGCACCGCTCTGATGTCCGACCAGGACCCCGAAACGCTGTGGCGGCGGTTGACGGAGCAAGGCCACGACGAGCCGTTCGTGTCGGCGATGCGCCAGCATGTCCAACGCTACGGCGACCGAGGGTTGCACGACCTCAAGCTGGAGACGCTGACGCCGCGTGACCAGCCCTGGACCGTCCTGCACACGGTACGCGCGTATCTGCGGCAAGGTCTGACCGTCGAGGGCAGCCGGACCGCCGGCCGGGAGATCCGCCGACAGGCCGAGCAGGAGCTGCGCGGCAGTCTGCGCAACCCCCTCAAGCGAGCGGTGTTGCGTGGAACGTTCGGGATCATGCGGATGCTGACCCGGGTGCGTGAGGACACCCGCTTCTGCCGCAGTCAGCTCATCGGCGACGTGCGCGTCCTGCTGATGAGGCTGGGGGAGGAACTGGCTGCGGCCGGCCGCCTGGACCGGCCCAGGGACGTTCTCGACCTCACTGCCGACGAGGTTCTGGGCGCCTTCGACGGGACACTCGCGGGGGCCGACCTCAGGGGACTCGCGGCCGTGCGCGCCGCCGAGCGGGCACGCTGGACGGCCGGGGACCCCTTGCCGCCACGTATGACGACCGACCGGGACCTGCCGCTGGCGACCGCGCTGCTGTCCGTCACCGGCCAGGACGCGGCGCGGCAGGCAGCGCCCGAGGACGGCACCGCGCCATCGCGCCTGCTGACCGGACTTGCGTCCAGTTCCGGCACGGTGCGGGGTACGGCCAAGATCGTTCTTGACCCGTCGGTCAACGCCGACGAGTGCCAGGGCCGCATCCTGGTCGCACGGGAGACCGACCCCGGCTGGCTCTTCCTGATGATGACGGCCAGCGCCCTGGTGGTGGAGCGCGGGACACTGCTCTCGCATACGGCCATCACCGGCCGACTGCTGGGCATCCCCACCGTCGTGGCGGTGCGCGACGCGACAGACCTCATCGCGGACGGCAGTCTCATCGAGGTCGACGGTTCCTCGGGTACGGTGCGCATCCTGGACGGCGCGTCATGA
- a CDS encoding dTMP kinase produces the protein MISYAPITDDPGFWTLLGPDFAGKSTVLNRLHDDHGWRVVSYDDRYLEQYPLIARLRQRWIDDAFLWAGERYSPELVLSVLHTIVLHLRDQLACSTGPEPVIVDSYFYKLLAKCRLLGLEHEPTFDLWRRFPRPRGVLYLDVPPEVTWARSGQGALLNAFEQRPGTAGRAGFLQLQSELREALLKEVGDVPLTVIDGSADPDTVMADVLASVRTEALR, from the coding sequence GTGATCTCCTACGCCCCGATCACCGACGACCCCGGTTTCTGGACCCTGCTCGGACCCGACTTCGCGGGCAAGTCCACCGTGCTGAATCGCCTCCACGATGATCACGGCTGGCGCGTGGTGTCTTACGACGACCGATATCTGGAGCAGTACCCGCTGATCGCACGACTACGGCAGCGCTGGATCGACGACGCCTTCCTGTGGGCCGGGGAGCGCTACTCCCCGGAGCTGGTGCTGTCCGTGCTGCACACCATCGTGCTGCATCTGCGCGACCAACTCGCCTGCTCCACCGGGCCGGAACCGGTGATCGTCGACTCGTACTTCTACAAGCTTCTCGCCAAATGCCGCCTGCTCGGGCTGGAGCACGAGCCCACCTTCGACCTCTGGCGGCGCTTTCCCCGGCCGAGGGGGGTGCTCTACCTGGACGTCCCGCCCGAGGTCACCTGGGCGCGTAGCGGTCAGGGAGCACTTCTCAACGCCTTCGAGCAGCGCCCCGGAACCGCAGGCCGGGCCGGCTTCCTCCAGTTGCAGTCCGAACTGCGCGAGGCGCTGTTGAAGGAGGTCGGCGACGTGCCGTTGACCGTCATCGACGGCTCGGCCGATCCGGACACCGTCATGGCCGACGTACTCGCCTCCGTGCGGACGGAGGCGCTGCGGTGA
- a CDS encoding DUF6182 family protein, whose product MTSTEHPTTVGSQAKERLAELLAERAAWVGGPPRDPAAGHPAEATVVVLLRSFDLDSLVNGARAFAAGLAPAEADAWRRSWTRTLFLFGNPANLTERTPPRLVSPTGTTAWLGPYAPQHLPGPIRLYKPVSGVLPELRPDIEITPAEPPAGTPPTPGGPCRPLHIAVRDLKLADYLIHLHHALSESVLQGRLRPDERLRLIHCPDLGAEAARGTQGYARVHQAADDPERLRLHVWLSDTSHHGRHSPTAHR is encoded by the coding sequence GTGACCTCGACCGAGCACCCGACGACCGTGGGGTCGCAGGCAAAGGAACGGCTGGCCGAACTCCTCGCCGAACGCGCCGCCTGGGTGGGCGGCCCGCCTCGGGACCCCGCGGCAGGACATCCCGCGGAGGCCACCGTCGTGGTGCTCCTGCGCTCCTTCGACCTGGACAGCCTGGTCAACGGCGCGCGCGCGTTCGCGGCAGGCCTTGCCCCGGCCGAGGCGGACGCTTGGCGCCGATCCTGGACCCGGACGCTCTTCCTGTTCGGCAACCCCGCCAACCTCACCGAGCGCACACCGCCCCGACTGGTCTCCCCGACCGGGACCACCGCCTGGCTCGGGCCCTATGCGCCCCAGCATCTGCCCGGCCCGATCCGGCTGTACAAACCGGTCTCCGGGGTTCTTCCGGAACTCCGCCCGGACATCGAGATCACACCTGCCGAACCCCCTGCCGGTACGCCTCCCACACCCGGCGGCCCGTGCCGGCCCCTGCACATCGCCGTACGGGACCTGAAACTCGCCGACTACCTCATCCACCTCCACCACGCCCTGAGCGAGTCCGTCCTCCAAGGCCGCCTCCGGCCGGACGAACGTCTCCGCCTGATCCACTGCCCGGACCTCGGTGCCGAAGCGGCCAGGGGAACGCAGGGCTATGCCCGCGTCCACCAGGCGGCCGACGACCCGGAGCGGCTCCGTCTCCACGTCTGGCTCTCCGACACGTCCCACCACGGCCGCCACAGCCCGACCGCCCACAGGTAA
- a CDS encoding HIT family protein produces MDIPDFTDDDLARLALSSRLRSLSESLRTAVAAEDRPAAADGGGGLTAELSSLLAAEVPLLKDAIARYARSRGEHPQDLPPAPDVDAAGAFHPADPAAEAAAIDAWYALHAQLEPLARVRDPFSRLLSGRSPLPQDCLICRKYAGEPVPPWAGFAKPPGGHVIDDGTWRVGHGPTPYWPAGTLLIESRRHFLDHAGFDAHEAATFGPLVQRLTDPLKEATGAPRIHVFSCMEGTRHFHTWLVPRTEGKQSGRGFVADPGHCTPAEAEDVIGRLRTALAGTVEQP; encoded by the coding sequence ATGGACATCCCCGACTTCACCGATGACGATCTGGCCCGCCTGGCGCTCTCCTCAAGGCTGCGGAGTCTCTCGGAATCGCTCAGGACGGCGGTCGCCGCGGAGGACCGCCCAGCTGCCGCGGACGGCGGAGGCGGCCTGACCGCCGAGCTCAGCTCGCTCCTCGCGGCCGAGGTCCCGCTGCTCAAGGATGCCATCGCGAGATATGCGAGGAGCCGTGGCGAGCACCCGCAGGACCTGCCGCCCGCCCCGGACGTCGACGCGGCGGGCGCCTTCCACCCGGCGGACCCGGCGGCCGAGGCCGCCGCAATCGACGCCTGGTACGCACTGCACGCGCAATTGGAACCGCTGGCACGCGTCCGCGACCCGTTCAGCCGACTGCTGAGCGGGCGCAGCCCCCTCCCGCAGGACTGCCTGATCTGCCGCAAGTACGCGGGCGAGCCGGTGCCGCCCTGGGCGGGCTTCGCCAAACCGCCCGGCGGGCACGTCATCGATGACGGAACCTGGCGGGTCGGACACGGCCCCACTCCGTACTGGCCGGCCGGGACCCTGCTGATCGAGTCCCGCCGGCACTTCCTGGACCACGCCGGTTTCGACGCCCACGAGGCCGCCACCTTCGGTCCGCTGGTCCAGCGACTCACGGATCCCCTGAAGGAGGCCACCGGAGCCCCCCGAATTCATGTCTTCTCCTGCATGGAGGGCACCAGGCACTTCCATACATGGCTGGTGCCCCGCACCGAGGGGAAGCAGAGCGGGCGGGGCTTTGTCGCCGACCCCGGACACTGCACCCCCGCCGAGGCCGAGGACGTCATCGGCCGTCTCAGGACGGCGCTCGCAGGCACGGTGGAGCAGCCATGA
- a CDS encoding AfsA-related hotdog domain-containing protein: protein MPTPTRGTALPELAAQVNFSHTVARETIHRRHLTEVFLTDVLQADAQSFVAAASLPPVHPHYTGRTHAAGSPDPMLLLECCRQAETYAAHAFFGVETGAGFILRNWSLEVSPEAFAAVPSGSNQLFMTAVAERRGPAATRAHGMVYEFRLWLADTQVGQVRMDVGYLAKDAYTSVRSRRRGHFPAMSDEQPTAGAGQPVDPARVGRTRAMDALLRDVGVARGALTATLRLATDNPSYFDHPQDHVPGMVLTEAALQMAVLAQEEWDGIAPRLGAMVAAESSFLSFAELDEPVVLTAARPSGGGGRDVASDGREHDRAVEVTFYQRGAEITRTKVVMATSFRARPTSPGFLG, encoded by the coding sequence ATGCCCACCCCGACGCGCGGCACCGCCCTTCCGGAGCTCGCCGCGCAGGTGAACTTCTCCCACACCGTGGCCCGGGAGACGATCCACCGCCGCCACCTCACCGAGGTCTTCCTGACCGACGTGCTGCAGGCGGATGCGCAGAGCTTCGTGGCAGCCGCCTCGCTGCCCCCGGTGCATCCGCACTACACAGGCCGCACTCATGCGGCCGGGAGCCCTGATCCGATGCTCCTGCTGGAATGCTGCCGACAGGCCGAGACCTATGCCGCGCACGCCTTCTTCGGTGTGGAGACGGGCGCCGGTTTCATCCTGCGGAACTGGTCCCTCGAAGTCTCTCCGGAGGCCTTCGCCGCCGTGCCGTCCGGCTCGAATCAACTGTTCATGACGGCGGTTGCCGAGCGCCGCGGCCCTGCCGCGACCAGAGCGCACGGCATGGTCTACGAATTCCGGCTGTGGCTGGCCGACACCCAGGTCGGGCAGGTCCGGATGGACGTCGGCTACCTGGCCAAAGACGCCTACACCTCCGTCAGGTCGCGCAGGCGCGGGCACTTTCCGGCGATGTCGGACGAGCAGCCGACGGCCGGGGCGGGACAGCCGGTCGATCCGGCCAGGGTGGGGCGGACCAGAGCGATGGATGCCCTGTTGCGCGACGTCGGTGTCGCTCGGGGCGCCCTCACCGCGACCCTGCGCCTCGCCACGGACAACCCCAGCTACTTCGACCACCCGCAGGACCACGTCCCCGGAATGGTGCTGACGGAGGCGGCCCTTCAGATGGCAGTGCTGGCGCAGGAAGAGTGGGACGGCATCGCGCCACGCCTCGGCGCCATGGTCGCGGCGGAGTCGTCGTTTCTCTCATTCGCCGAGCTGGACGAGCCCGTCGTCCTCACGGCGGCGCGACCGTCGGGCGGCGGAGGCCGGGACGTGGCGTCGGACGGCCGTGAGCACGACCGAGCAGTCGAGGTGACTTTCTACCAGCGAGGGGCGGAGATCACCCGCACGAAGGTCGTCATGGCCACCAGCTTCCGCGCGCGGCCCACGAGTCCGGGGTTCCTCGGATGA
- a CDS encoding beta-ketoacyl-ACP synthase III, translating into MSGADRAAVVAGLGGWVPRTVVTNDELAALLDTDDEWIRTRTGIRQRHVIAPGEATGDLAVEAGRRALESAGLVGVGALVLATSTPDRLSPATAPEVASRLGLGTVPAFDVAAVCAGFVYALAAGAGLIATGVAESVLVIGADTFSTILDPADRTTRAVFGDGAGAVVLRAGSLDQPGALLGLSLGSDGSRSDLIEIPAGGSRQRSTSLPAKPDDTFLTMRGRAVFAEAVHRMSASARETAARAGWPLEEINRFVLHQANARIVTATAHRLALPAERFLSNIDRVGNTVAASIPLALSDGVLSGELRPGHRVVLAGFGGGLAWGSVALVWPHIAHPGNHILPAPPADQSGARK; encoded by the coding sequence ATGAGCGGCGCGGACCGTGCGGCGGTCGTCGCCGGCCTGGGCGGCTGGGTGCCGCGCACAGTGGTGACCAACGATGAACTCGCCGCCCTCCTGGACACCGACGACGAGTGGATCCGCACACGTACCGGCATCCGGCAGCGCCATGTGATCGCCCCGGGCGAGGCCACCGGCGACCTCGCCGTCGAGGCGGGGAGGCGGGCACTGGAGTCCGCCGGCCTGGTGGGCGTCGGTGCGCTGGTCCTTGCGACCAGCACACCGGACCGGCTGAGTCCGGCGACCGCGCCCGAGGTGGCGAGCCGACTCGGACTGGGCACGGTACCGGCCTTCGACGTGGCGGCCGTGTGCGCCGGCTTCGTCTACGCCCTCGCAGCCGGGGCGGGGCTGATCGCGACAGGAGTCGCCGAGAGCGTACTGGTCATCGGCGCCGACACCTTCTCCACAATTCTCGACCCGGCGGACCGAACGACCAGAGCAGTCTTCGGCGACGGGGCAGGGGCTGTCGTACTGCGGGCGGGATCCCTCGACCAGCCGGGGGCACTGCTGGGCCTGAGCCTCGGCAGCGACGGCAGCCGCAGCGACCTCATCGAGATTCCGGCGGGCGGCTCCCGGCAGCGGTCCACCAGCCTGCCGGCCAAGCCGGACGACACCTTTCTCACGATGCGCGGGCGAGCCGTTTTCGCCGAAGCGGTGCACCGGATGTCCGCTTCGGCGCGGGAGACCGCGGCACGGGCCGGGTGGCCGCTGGAAGAGATCAACCGGTTCGTGCTGCACCAGGCCAATGCCCGGATCGTCACGGCGACCGCTCACCGGCTCGCACTGCCCGCCGAGCGTTTCCTGTCCAACATCGACAGGGTCGGCAACACGGTCGCCGCCTCGATTCCGCTGGCGCTTTCCGACGGTGTCCTCTCCGGCGAGCTCAGGCCGGGACACCGCGTGGTTCTGGCCGGTTTCGGCGGCGGACTCGCATGGGGGTCGGTGGCCCTCGTCTGGCCGCACATTGCTCACCCCGGAAATCACATCCTCCCTGCACCACCAGCTGACCAGTCAGGAGCGCGAAAATGA